A window of the Paraburkholderia sp. ZP32-5 genome harbors these coding sequences:
- a CDS encoding ATP-binding protein, with product MNGATREAGDLNGGEAGVRASSGTASRPVFPFAALIGQAPLQQALLLAAIDPGLGGVLISGPRGTAKSTAARALAELLPEGQLVNLPLGASEDRLIGTLDIETVLRDGSVRFSPGLLAKAHRGVLYVDEVNLLPDALVDALLDAAASGVNTVERDGVSHSHDASFVLIGTMNPEEGELRPQLIDRFGLMVELENAFEPRTREAIVKARLAFDHDPVGFRAAYVQQQTAYAQRIRAARATLPQLAFDDAVHAHVSALCIAAAVDGLRADLVMLRAARALAALEQASEVTTRHVDRVAESVLIHRRRQRDPQASSSGQSESAAPPSQQGAGNEAPQASASPPSSTDTDWGYLPPEPTATVQVKSVIPLGAKKR from the coding sequence ATGAATGGCGCGACGCGAGAAGCGGGCGATTTGAACGGCGGCGAAGCAGGCGTGCGCGCGAGTTCGGGCACGGCTTCGCGGCCGGTTTTTCCATTCGCCGCGCTAATCGGCCAGGCGCCGTTGCAGCAGGCGCTGCTGCTCGCCGCGATCGATCCGGGTCTCGGCGGCGTGCTGATCAGCGGGCCGCGCGGCACCGCGAAGTCGACCGCGGCGCGCGCGCTCGCCGAGTTGCTACCGGAAGGGCAACTGGTCAATCTGCCGCTCGGCGCCAGCGAGGATCGTCTGATCGGCACGCTCGATATCGAAACCGTGCTGCGCGACGGCTCGGTGCGCTTTTCGCCGGGGCTGCTCGCAAAGGCGCATCGCGGTGTGCTGTATGTCGACGAGGTCAATCTGCTACCCGACGCGCTCGTCGATGCGCTGCTCGACGCGGCGGCGAGCGGTGTCAATACCGTCGAACGCGATGGCGTTTCTCATAGTCATGACGCGAGCTTCGTGCTGATCGGCACGATGAATCCCGAGGAGGGAGAGTTGCGGCCGCAACTGATCGACCGCTTCGGGCTGATGGTCGAGTTGGAGAATGCGTTCGAGCCGCGCACGCGCGAGGCGATCGTCAAGGCCCGGCTCGCGTTCGATCATGATCCGGTTGGCTTTCGCGCGGCCTATGTTCAACAACAGACTGCTTACGCGCAGCGGATTCGCGCGGCACGCGCGACGCTCCCACAACTGGCATTCGACGATGCCGTGCATGCGCACGTTAGCGCGCTGTGCATCGCCGCCGCTGTCGATGGACTGCGCGCCGATCTGGTGATGCTGCGCGCGGCGCGTGCGCTGGCTGCGCTCGAACAGGCCTCCGAGGTGACGACGCGACATGTGGATCGTGTGGCGGAGTCGGTGCTGATTCATCGGCGACGGCAGCGTGATCCGCAAGCTTCGTCTTCGGGGCAGTCCGAGAGTGCGGCGCCGCCGTCGCAGCAAGGCGCTGGCAATGAAGCGCCTCAGGCGTCCGCGTCGCCACCATCTTCTACCGACACCGATTGGGGCTACCTGCCGCCTGAGCCGACTGCGACGGTGCAGGTCAAAAGCGTCATCCCGCTCGGCGCAAAAAAACGCTGA
- a CDS encoding vWA domain-containing protein, translated as MHASSQGALRGERGTRIAWPPTLAAMRERGLRREHLRFVRETPRGGVLHCFVLDCSGSMLAGQRLALAKGLLIALFDHASAQRAEAALICFGGAGADLRFGPAVPRWWNERWLQPVGGGGGSPLESGVRRAAELLGRSARRRPAQQRWLWILTDGRTRDIPARPLDADEVVVVDFERGALRLGRCEALADAWGARCVAPEELIG; from the coding sequence ATGCACGCAAGTTCGCAAGGCGCTTTGCGCGGCGAGCGAGGCACACGCATTGCCTGGCCACCGACGCTCGCCGCGATGCGCGAGCGCGGGCTACGTCGCGAGCATCTGCGCTTCGTGCGCGAGACACCGCGTGGCGGCGTGCTGCATTGCTTCGTGCTCGATTGTTCGGGATCGATGCTCGCGGGGCAGCGTCTTGCGCTGGCGAAAGGCTTGCTCATTGCACTGTTCGACCATGCCAGCGCGCAACGCGCCGAGGCCGCGCTGATCTGTTTCGGCGGTGCGGGCGCGGACCTGCGCTTCGGTCCGGCCGTGCCGCGTTGGTGGAACGAACGCTGGCTGCAGCCGGTGGGCGGCGGCGGAGGCTCGCCGCTTGAGTCAGGGGTGCGGCGCGCGGCGGAATTGCTCGGGCGCAGCGCGCGCCGGCGTCCGGCGCAACAACGCTGGCTGTGGATTCTGACCGATGGCCGCACGCGTGATATACCGGCACGCCCGCTCGATGCCGATGAAGTGGTGGTTGTCGATTTCGAACGCGGTGCGCTGCGGCTTGGGCGCTGCGAGGCGCTCGCCGACGCGTGGGGCGCGCGGTGTGTGGCGCCGGAAGAATTGATCGGCTGA
- a CDS encoding flagellar brake protein, with protein MDQPVEEHIDANNAPSSSSSLVLDAVPVGTPLPWSIVDADGTLLFASGTILATTDERTFLFTHFSPQRGDLLDLNAEQPPKPAPHAESPVELTVKDMHLEIGALIGMRSLVGSGSPMHPCRIIGFAPNHSIFVTPPLQDGRPMPLTPGENVELVAIASQAVFRFVCTIEAVCRQPFDYIVLSKPGVIRRLRERKSIRVHAHLPVRFGIGETGEAYEGLGLAKGVSALGMSLSASWTLGAVGDRLRIAFRLRSAELDTEIETTAIIRNVQKGSAPGEPTNHGLELDQLDAAQQMAMKVFVFDRHDDVLYWSNGFK; from the coding sequence ATGGACCAACCTGTCGAGGAACACATCGACGCAAACAACGCCCCTTCCTCATCGTCGTCGCTCGTCCTGGATGCCGTGCCAGTCGGCACGCCGCTTCCCTGGTCGATCGTCGATGCCGACGGCACGCTGCTCTTCGCGAGCGGTACGATCCTCGCGACCACGGACGAGCGCACGTTCCTGTTCACTCACTTTTCTCCGCAACGTGGCGATCTGCTGGATCTGAACGCGGAGCAGCCGCCGAAGCCCGCGCCGCACGCCGAATCCCCCGTCGAGTTGACGGTCAAGGATATGCATCTGGAGATCGGTGCATTGATCGGCATGCGCTCGCTGGTCGGCAGCGGCTCGCCGATGCACCCGTGCCGCATCATCGGCTTCGCGCCGAATCATTCGATCTTCGTCACGCCGCCGTTGCAAGACGGCCGGCCGATGCCACTCACGCCCGGCGAAAACGTCGAACTCGTCGCGATCGCCAGCCAGGCCGTGTTCCGCTTCGTCTGCACGATCGAGGCGGTCTGCCGCCAGCCATTCGACTACATCGTGCTGTCGAAGCCCGGCGTCATTCGCCGCCTGCGCGAGCGCAAATCGATTCGCGTGCATGCGCATCTGCCGGTGCGGTTCGGCATCGGCGAAACGGGTGAGGCCTATGAAGGTCTGGGACTCGCGAAGGGCGTCAGCGCGCTCGGCATGTCGTTGAGCGCATCGTGGACGCTCGGCGCCGTCGGCGATCGCCTGCGTATTGCGTTTCGCCTGCGGTCCGCGGAACTCGACACGGAAATCGAGACCACTGCCATCATCCGCAACGTGCAGAAAGGCAGCGCGCCCGGCGAGCCGACCAATCATGGACTAGAGCTCGATCAGCTCGACGCCGCGCAGCAGATGGCAATGAAAGTCTTCGTGTTCGATCGTCACGACGACGTGCTGTACTGGTCGAACGGTTTCAAGTAA